One Synechococcus sp. JA-2-3B'a(2-13) genomic window carries:
- the nuoK gene encoding NADH-quinone oxidoreductase subunit NuoK encodes MQLQFFLVVAAVLFCIGIYGLIVSRNAIRVLMSIELMLNAVNLNFMAFSNFVDSAMIRGQVFSVFVITVAAAEAAVGLAIVLGIYRNRATIDMESFNLLKW; translated from the coding sequence TTGCAACTGCAGTTTTTCTTGGTGGTGGCAGCGGTTCTTTTTTGTATTGGCATCTACGGCCTGATCGTCAGCCGCAATGCGATTCGCGTCCTGATGTCGATTGAGCTGATGCTCAATGCGGTGAACCTGAACTTCATGGCTTTCTCCAACTTTGTCGATTCAGCGATGATTCGCGGCCAGGTGTTCTCGGTGTTTGTCATCACTGTGGCGGCTGCCGAGGCCGCAGTGGGCTTGGCCATCGTGCTGGGGATCTACCGCAACCGCGCCACTATCGATATGGAGAGCTTTAACTTGCTCAAGTGGTAG
- a CDS encoding NADH-quinone oxidoreductase subunit J — protein MTLGEGVQLVTFVVLSAMAIGFALGVVWAPSIVYSGFLLGGVFLSMAGLYLLLNADFVAAAQVLIYVGAVNVLILFAIMLVNRRYNFAPLKLGWLRNGVTAVVCLGLFALLAAMALNTPWPLQPIQPLSSVLVIGGHFFSDYLLPFELASVLLLMALIGAIVLARREFVLPQAGEGDLSLLERARPQLESESERPAELVSTR, from the coding sequence ATGACCCTCGGAGAAGGCGTACAACTGGTTACGTTTGTGGTGCTATCGGCGATGGCCATTGGCTTCGCGCTAGGCGTGGTTTGGGCCCCCAGCATTGTCTATTCCGGTTTTCTGCTCGGGGGCGTTTTCCTGAGCATGGCCGGGTTGTATCTCCTCTTGAATGCCGATTTTGTGGCCGCAGCCCAAGTTCTGATCTACGTCGGCGCGGTTAATGTGTTGATCCTGTTTGCCATCATGTTGGTGAATCGGCGCTACAACTTTGCTCCTCTGAAGCTGGGCTGGCTGCGCAACGGAGTGACGGCGGTGGTCTGTTTGGGTCTGTTTGCCCTTCTAGCCGCGATGGCTTTGAACACCCCTTGGCCGCTGCAGCCGATCCAACCTTTGAGCAGTGTGTTGGTGATCGGCGGCCACTTCTTCAGCGATTATCTTCTGCCTTTTGAGCTGGCTTCTGTTTTGCTGCTGATGGCGTTGATTGGGGCCATTGTCTTGGCGCGGCGGGAGTTTGTTCTTCCCCAAGCCGGAGAAGGGGATCTGAGCTTGCTGGAGCGGGCCCGACCCCAGCTTGAATCAGAGTCAGAACGACCGGCAGAGCTGGTGAGCACCCGTTGA
- a CDS encoding DUF5684 domain-containing protein, with translation MDELLPGLIAVALYAFFSYTLMVIGEKLNVPNAWLAWIPIANIWVMCRAAGKPGWWVILFFIPLVNLIFGIWVIFAIPPRLNKSRWLGLLVFLPVLGALLYSGILAFT, from the coding sequence ATGGATGAGCTTTTACCAGGGCTGATTGCCGTTGCCCTTTACGCCTTCTTTAGCTACACCTTAATGGTGATTGGAGAGAAGCTAAACGTGCCGAATGCTTGGTTAGCTTGGATCCCGATTGCTAACATCTGGGTGATGTGTCGAGCTGCTGGTAAACCCGGCTGGTGGGTGATCCTCTTCTTCATTCCCCTAGTCAACTTGATCTTCGGTATCTGGGTGATCTTTGCCATTCCACCCCGCCTGAATAAATCCCGCTGGCTGGGTCTGCTGGTTTTCCTGCCTGTTTTGGGAGCTTTGCTCTACTCAGGCATTCTGGCCTTCACTTGA